GGCCCTCACGCCGGCCGAGGCGGCGGCGATGTACACGGACCTGCGGTCACAGATCGTGAAGATGCTCTGCTGCGATCTGATCCACGGCGACCTCTCGCCCTACAACGTGCTCCACGGGGCGAACGGGCCGACGATCATCGACTTCCCCCAGACCGTGGCGGCGGCGGCCAACAGCCAGGCCTGGTTCTATTTCCAGCGCGACTTCGACAACATCCGCGAGCACCTCGCGTCTTTCGACCGCAGCCTCCTCGGCCGCGGCGGCGACGCGCGGGAGATCTGGCGGGCGTACGAGCGGCGCGAGCTCAACCCGGAGTTCGAGCCGACGGGACGCACGGAGGAGAAGAGCGCGAAAGCCGAGCGCCCGGCGGAGGCAGCAGCGGCCCCCGCAGCGGCTCCGACGGTCGGCGGGATCCGCGAGTACGTGCCCGAGCGCCGTTCGGGCGGCCCACGCCGCGAGCGCGGCTTCGACGGTCCCCCCAGGCCCGACCGGCCCCGCGGCGAAGGTGGCTTCGACGGTCCGCCCAGGTCCGACCGGCCCCGCGGCGAGCGTGGCTTCGACGGTCCCCCCAGGTCCGACCGCCCGCGCCGTGAGGGTGGCTTCGACGGTCCTCCCAGGTCCGATCGCCCCCGCCGCGAAGGCGGCTTCGACGGTCCTCCCAGGTCCGATCGGCCCCGCCCCGAGCGCAGCTTCGACGGTCCTCCCAGGTCCGACCGGCCCCGCCGCGAGGGTGGCTTCGACGGTCCTCCCAGGTCCGACCGGCCCCGCCGCGAGGGTGGCTTCGACGGTCCTCCCAGGGCCGACCGCCCCCGCCGCGAGGGTGGCTTCGACGGTCCTCCCAGGTCCGACCGGCCCCGCCGCGAGGGTGGCTTCGACGGTCCTCCCAGGTCCGACCGTCCCCGCCGTGAGGGTGGCTTCGACGGTCCTCCCAGGTCCGACCGCCCCCGCCGCGAAGGCGGCTTCGACGGTCCCCCGAGGTCCGACCGTCCCCGCCGCGAAGGCGGCTTCGACGGTCCCCCGAGGTCCGACCGCCCCCGCCGCGAGGGAGGCTTCGACGGCCCCCCCAGGTCCGATCGGCCCCGCCGCGAGGGAGGCTTCGACGGACCCCCCAGGTCTGATCGGCCCCGCCGAGAGGGCGGCTTCGACGGTCCCCCCAGATCCGACCGTCCCCGCCGCGAGCGTCCGTTCGACGGCGGCGGCCGGCCTCACCGGGAGGGCTCCTTCGACGCCGGCGGCATCCCAGAGGCCCGCAACGACTCTCCGGGCAGCGATCCCGGCGCGCCCCGCAACGGCTGGCGCGACGGCCCCCGCGACGCGGGACGTCACGATCGTCGCGAACGCTCGCCCCAGGGCCGCCCGCCCCGTGAAGGGGGCGGACGCGAGAGGCGCGAGGAGCGTCCCGATCGCCGGCCCGGCGCCCAGGGCCCGGTCGTCGTCCACGTGAAGCGCCTCGTGGGCTCCGAGCCCCCGCGCAGCTGAAAGTCTGCAATCGGGGGCGCTCGCGCCCTGGACGAGTCACGCGCGCGGCGGGTCCTGTTGATGACGGGCCCGCCGTCGCTGTTTTGGGTCCCTCAACGCACGTTGGCGGCGGCGCCGCTCCGGTCTTAAACGGAGCGGATCATGTTCCGCCATCTCCGCGACACCTTCGCCCAGGCGCCCCGCACCCTGGCGCTCGTCTGGTCGGCCTCCCGCCGGCTCACCCTCGTCCTGGGCAGCGTCACCGTGGCGGCCTCGCTCCTGCCGCTGCTCGTCGCCTACGTCGGCAAGCGGATCATCGACGCCGTCGTGGCCGCGTCCCCCGCGGAGGCGCTGCGCTGGGTCCTCCTCGAGCTCGCGGTGATCGCCGTCCAGGCCCTGGCGCAGCGGGGCCTCTCCCTCCTGCGCTCCATCCTCGGCGCCCGGCTCTCCCTCGACGTCAACCTGCGGATCCTCGAGAAGGCCCAGACCCTCGAGCTGCGCCACTTCGAGGATCCCACCTTCTACGACCAGCTCACCAAGGCGCGCCGCGAGGCATCGTCCCGCCCGATCTCGGTGGTGACGGAGCTCTTCCAGCTCTTCCAGAACACCCTCACCCTCGCGGGCTACGCCGTCCTCCTCCTGCAGTTCAGCGGGCTCGCCGTGCTGGGCCTGCTCATCGCCACCGTCCCCGCCACGGTCGCGGAGATGCGCTTCTCCGGCCTCGCCTTCCGCCTGCGCAACTGGCGCGCGCCGGAGGGGAGGAAGCTGAACTACCTCGAGCACGTCCTCGCGAACGACGGACACGCCAAGGAGGTCCAGCTCTTCGGCCTTGGGCCCCTCTTCCTCTCGCGCTACCGCCAGCTCGGAGAGACGCTCTACCGCGAGGACACCGCCCTCGCCCGGCGCCGCGCAGGATGGGCCTACGTGCTCTCGCTGCTCGGGACCGGCGCCTTCTACGCCTGCTACGCGATCCTCGCCCTCTCCGCCGCGAAGGGCGCCATCACCCTGGGTGAGTTGACCTTATACGTAGTCGCCTTTCGCCAGGGGCAGCAGGCCTTCCAGTCCATCCTCACCGCCGTGGGCGGCATGTACGAGGACAACCTCTACATGTCGAACCTCTTCCAGTTCCTGGCGATCCCCACTCGCCGGGCCGAATCCCCGAAATCACTCCAGGCGAGGGCCGAGCTCGGGATCCGCTTCGATGACGTCGGCTTTCGCTACCCCGGCCAGGAGCGCTTCGCCCTGCGCCACATCGACCTCTTCATCCCAGCCGGCCAGAGCCTCGCCCTCGTGGGCGAGAACGGCGCCGGCAAGACCACGTTCATCAAGCTGCTCTCGCGGCTCTACGAGCCCACCGAGGGGCGGATCCTCCTCGACGGCAAGCCCCTCGACGCCTGGGAGCCCGGGGCCCTGCGCAACCGCATCGGCGTGATCTTCCAGGACTTCAACCGTTACCAGCTCACTGTCCGGGAGAACGTCGGCATGGGGAGCGTCGACCACCTCCGCGAGGACCTGCGCATCGAGCGCGCCATCGAGAGGGGCGGCGCGTCCGACGTCATCTCCGCCTTCGAGGGCGGCCTCGAGACCCAGCTCGGCCGCTGGTTCCACTCCGGCGCCGAGCTCTCCGGCGGCCAGTGGCAGAAGCTCGCTCTCGCCCGCGCCTTCATGCGCGAGGAGGCCGACATCCTCATCCTCGACGAGCCCACCGCCGCCTTGGACGCCCGCGCCGAGGCCGCCGTCTTCGAGCGCTTCCGCGCCCTCGCAGAGGGCCGCACCACCATCGTGATCTCCCACCGCTTCCCTACCGTCCGAGCCGCCGACCGCATCGTCGTCATCGAGGACGGCCGGATCGTCGAGCAGGGCTCCCACGACGAGCTCGTCGCCGCAGACACCCGCTACGCCCGCCTCTTCGAGCTCCAGGCCTCCGGTTACCGCTGACTCGCGCCCCCGGACTTCCCGCGTTGCCCCGGCGGTTCCCATGAAGATCCGGGGCGGGCTTCCCTCGCAGGCCGGCTTCCTATACAGAGCGCGCAATGAAGTTCACCGACCTCGACATCCATCCTTCGTTTCTCCAAGCCCTAGCCTCCCGTGGATTCGAGGAATCGACCCCCGTACAGGCGGCCGTGCTCTCGCCGGAATACGCGGAGCGCGACCTCCTGGTCTCTTCGCGGACCGGCTCCGGCAAGACCGTGGCCTTCGGCCTCGCGATCGGCCGCGGCCTCCTCGGCGACGCGCCGCACCTTCCGCCCGTGGACCAGCCGCTCGCGCTGGTGGTGGCCCCGACCCGCGAGCTGGCCCTCCAGGTGCAGCGCGAGCTGCAGTGGCTCTACGGCCCGGCGGGCGGCCGCGTGGCCTCCTGCGTCGGCGGCATGGACATCCGCCGCGAGCAGCGCGCGCTGCAGGACGGCGCGCATTTCGTGGTGGGCACGCCCGGGCGCCTATGCGATCACCTCGAGCGCAAGACGCTGGACCTCTCCGGCCTGCACGCGGTGATCCTCGACGAAGCCGACGAGATGCTCGACATGGGCTTCCGCGAGGAGCTCGAGCGCATCCTCCAGGACGCGCCCACCGAGCGGCGCACCCTCCTCTTCTCGGCCACGCTGCCGAAGGAGATCGACCAGCTGGCGCGGCGCTACCAGCGCGACGCGGCGCGGATCGCGGCGACCTCGCCGGAGGCCGCCCACCAGGACATCGAGTACCGCGCGCACCTCGTGGCGGCCCGCGAGATCGAGCTCGGGGTGGTGAACACCATTCGCTTCCACGACTCGGCTCGGACGCTGGTCTTCTGCGCCACGCGCGACGGCGCGAGCCGCCTCTCCGCGAGCCTCACCGAGCGCGGCTTCGAGGCGGTGGCGCTCTCCGGCGAGCTCTCCCAGGCGGAGCGGACGCGGGCGCTGAAGGCGCTGCGCGACGGCCGGGCGAAGGTGCTGGTGGCGACGGACGTGGCGGCGCGCGGCCTCGACCTCCCCGAGATCGGCCTGGTGATCCACGCGGATCTGCCGATCGACGCCTCCGTGATGCAGCACCGGAGCGGCCGCACGGGCCGCGCCGGCCGCAAGGGCGTGAGCGTGGTGCTGTCGCCCGTGGGCAAGCGGCGGATCGCGGAGCGCCTCCTCCGGATGGCGAAGGTCGCGCCCGATTGGACGCCGATCCCTTCGAACGAGGAGATCCGCGCCCTCGACCAGGAGCGGCTGCTGCGCGAGATCGGCTCGCTCACCCAGGAGCTCTCGCCCGAGGATCTCGAGGTGGCCAAGCGCCTCATCGAAGAGCGAAGCGCCGAGGAGCTCGTGGCGGGCCTGGTGAAGGTCCACCGCGCGCGGCGCCCGGCGCCCGAGGAGATGCCGCAGACCCTGTCGACCCTCGATCGCGAGTCTGCCTTCCAGCGCGGGCGCAGCGAGAGAGGCTCCCGGGCCACCGCGCCCCGCGGCGGATCCTTCGGCGAAGAGTCGACTCCCTTCGGAACCCGGGGTCCGCGGCAGCGGCCTTCCTTCGGCGGTCCTGACGACGACGGCGTGTGGTTCCGCCTCAACGTGGGACGCGTCGCCAACGCGGATCCGCGCTGGCTCGTGCCGATCATCTGTCGCCGCGGCAACGTGACGAAGAGCGAGATCGGGCGGATCCAGATCCTCGATCGCGAGACCCGCTTCCAGATCTCGGCCGGGGCCGCCGCCGGCTTCCAGGAAGCCGCGAGCGTGCCCGACAAGAAGGATCCCTCGATCCGGATCATGCCGATGGGTGCCGGCGAGCAGCGCCCCTCGCGCCCGCCGAGCTTCGACCGCAGCGTCGAGGGCGAGAGGCCCGCGGAGCGCATGAGCGCGGAGGCTCCGGTCGTCGAGAACGCAGCGGCGGAGGGCGAGACCCCCGTCCGCGCGAGCGAGAAGAGCTTCGAGGCCGACAGTGCGCGGCCCTACCGTCCGGCTCGGAAGAGCTTCGACTCGAACGGCGAGCGCCCCTACCGCCCGGCGCAGAAGAGCTTCGACTCGAACGGCGAGCGGCCTTTCCGCCCGGCCCGGAAGAGCTTCGAGGCCGACGGCGCGCGGCCTTACCGTCCGGCGCAGAAGAGCTTCGACTCGAACGGCGAGCGGCCTTTCCGCCCGGCCCGAAAGAGCTTCGAGACCGACGGTGCGGGGCCTTACCGCCCGGCGCCGAAGAGCTTCGACTCGAACGGCGAGCGGCCTTACCGTCCGGCGCAGAAGAGCTTCGACTCGAACGGCGAGCGGCCTTTCCGCCCGGCCCGGAAGAGCTTCGAGGCCGACGGCGCGCGGCCCTACCGTCCGGCGCAGAAGAGCTTCGACTCGAACGGCGAGCGGCCCTACCGTCCGGCGCAGAAGAGCTTCGACTCGAACGGCGAGCGGCCCTTCCGTCCGGCGCAAAAGAGCTTCGACTCGAACGGCGAGCGGCCGTTCCGCCCGGCCCGGAAGAGCTTCGACACCAATGGCGAGCGTCCCTACCGCCCGGCAGCGAAGACGTTCGCCCCGGCCGGCGATCGCCCTGCCCGAAAGAGCTACGGCGAAGGCGGCGATCGCCCCTTCCGCCCTGCGGGAAAGACCTTCCCCGGAGCCGGTGGTCGGCCCTTCGAGAAGAGCTACGGCTATTCCGCGAGGCCCAAGGGTCCCAAGAAGCGGAGCTGAAAAGGCGCGCTCCACCGCGGCACCCATGAGGTAGGCTCGTCCCCATGCTGATCGCGACCTGGAACGTGAACTCGATCCGCGCCCGGCACGAGCGCCTGGTGGCCTTCCTGGAGCGCCACACACCTGACGTGGTCTGCCTCCAGGAGCTGAAGTGCGAAGCCGAGGTCCTCGAGGCGCTGAACCTCGAGTCCCTCGGCTATCAGGTCGCCGCCAACTGCCAGAAGACCTACAACGGCGTCGCGATCCTCTCGAAGCGCCCCATCGAAGACGTGGCGATCGGCCT
The Vulgatibacter incomptus DNA segment above includes these coding regions:
- a CDS encoding RIO1 family regulatory kinase/ATPase; protein product: MNDNLELLLADGVIDDVVSRLKSGKEADVWLVRHGGEVVAAKLYKERTARNFKNNAGYVEGRKVRNSRTQRAIDKGSRFGQEAAEEAWKSAEADSLYKLHAAGVRVPTPVMFYEGVLLMELVTGPDGQAAPRLIDVALTPAEAAAMYTDLRSQIVKMLCCDLIHGDLSPYNVLHGANGPTIIDFPQTVAAAANSQAWFYFQRDFDNIREHLASFDRSLLGRGGDAREIWRAYERRELNPEFEPTGRTEEKSAKAERPAEAAAAPAAAPTVGGIREYVPERRSGGPRRERGFDGPPRPDRPRGEGGFDGPPRSDRPRGERGFDGPPRSDRPRREGGFDGPPRSDRPRREGGFDGPPRSDRPRPERSFDGPPRSDRPRREGGFDGPPRSDRPRREGGFDGPPRADRPRREGGFDGPPRSDRPRREGGFDGPPRSDRPRREGGFDGPPRSDRPRREGGFDGPPRSDRPRREGGFDGPPRSDRPRREGGFDGPPRSDRPRREGGFDGPPRSDRPRREGGFDGPPRSDRPRRERPFDGGGRPHREGSFDAGGIPEARNDSPGSDPGAPRNGWRDGPRDAGRHDRRERSPQGRPPREGGGRERREERPDRRPGAQGPVVVHVKRLVGSEPPRS
- a CDS encoding ABC transporter ATP-binding protein, which encodes MFRHLRDTFAQAPRTLALVWSASRRLTLVLGSVTVAASLLPLLVAYVGKRIIDAVVAASPAEALRWVLLELAVIAVQALAQRGLSLLRSILGARLSLDVNLRILEKAQTLELRHFEDPTFYDQLTKARREASSRPISVVTELFQLFQNTLTLAGYAVLLLQFSGLAVLGLLIATVPATVAEMRFSGLAFRLRNWRAPEGRKLNYLEHVLANDGHAKEVQLFGLGPLFLSRYRQLGETLYREDTALARRRAGWAYVLSLLGTGAFYACYAILALSAAKGAITLGELTLYVVAFRQGQQAFQSILTAVGGMYEDNLYMSNLFQFLAIPTRRAESPKSLQARAELGIRFDDVGFRYPGQERFALRHIDLFIPAGQSLALVGENGAGKTTFIKLLSRLYEPTEGRILLDGKPLDAWEPGALRNRIGVIFQDFNRYQLTVRENVGMGSVDHLREDLRIERAIERGGASDVISAFEGGLETQLGRWFHSGAELSGGQWQKLALARAFMREEADILILDEPTAALDARAEAAVFERFRALAEGRTTIVISHRFPTVRAADRIVVIEDGRIVEQGSHDELVAADTRYARLFELQASGYR
- a CDS encoding DEAD/DEAH box helicase, encoding MKFTDLDIHPSFLQALASRGFEESTPVQAAVLSPEYAERDLLVSSRTGSGKTVAFGLAIGRGLLGDAPHLPPVDQPLALVVAPTRELALQVQRELQWLYGPAGGRVASCVGGMDIRREQRALQDGAHFVVGTPGRLCDHLERKTLDLSGLHAVILDEADEMLDMGFREELERILQDAPTERRTLLFSATLPKEIDQLARRYQRDAARIAATSPEAAHQDIEYRAHLVAAREIELGVVNTIRFHDSARTLVFCATRDGASRLSASLTERGFEAVALSGELSQAERTRALKALRDGRAKVLVATDVAARGLDLPEIGLVIHADLPIDASVMQHRSGRTGRAGRKGVSVVLSPVGKRRIAERLLRMAKVAPDWTPIPSNEEIRALDQERLLREIGSLTQELSPEDLEVAKRLIEERSAEELVAGLVKVHRARRPAPEEMPQTLSTLDRESAFQRGRSERGSRATAPRGGSFGEESTPFGTRGPRQRPSFGGPDDDGVWFRLNVGRVANADPRWLVPIICRRGNVTKSEIGRIQILDRETRFQISAGAAAGFQEAASVPDKKDPSIRIMPMGAGEQRPSRPPSFDRSVEGERPAERMSAEAPVVENAAAEGETPVRASEKSFEADSARPYRPARKSFDSNGERPYRPAQKSFDSNGERPFRPARKSFEADGARPYRPAQKSFDSNGERPFRPARKSFETDGAGPYRPAPKSFDSNGERPYRPAQKSFDSNGERPFRPARKSFEADGARPYRPAQKSFDSNGERPYRPAQKSFDSNGERPFRPAQKSFDSNGERPFRPARKSFDTNGERPYRPAAKTFAPAGDRPARKSYGEGGDRPFRPAGKTFPGAGGRPFEKSYGYSARPKGPKKRS